A region of Kribbella sp. NBC_01245 DNA encodes the following proteins:
- a CDS encoding extracellular solute-binding protein, translated as MVLRNGFKRAGILATGAVLLALSACGQGSTTKQPDAGGSQSSGPANIKIAYQQWGPGTVMKKFLTAAKAEYEAANAGSTVEIVPIVASENDYYTKIQLMMRSPNTAPDIVYEDTFLINSDITAGYLKPLDDYIKGWEDWNQFEETAKGAAKGQDGKIYGIPDGTDTRALWYNKQIFAKAGLPANWTPKTWDEVLAAARTIKEKVPNVIPLNVYSGKPMGEASAMQGMEMLLYGTKDTLYNFDQAKWVVGSQGFKDSLGFVKTIFDSGLAPQPKQSLDPNWGNKVGSDLLPNGKLAIALDGSWLYNNWMKSGAKPWPQWSEVLGQTAMPTQDGSGKGKVSLSGGWTWAIPAKSKAPDAAWKFIQTLQTQKNATRYATEGAQIAVRKDVAADPGYKSSAKSTQFFTDLVSVTVYRPALPEYPKVSNEIITAMEAVMTGQSSPEDAAKNYDEAVESIVGKDKTTTESQ; from the coding sequence ATGGTCCTGAGGAACGGTTTCAAGCGGGCGGGAATCCTCGCCACAGGTGCGGTCTTGCTGGCGCTGTCGGCCTGTGGTCAGGGTTCGACCACCAAGCAGCCCGACGCCGGCGGATCGCAGAGCTCCGGCCCGGCGAATATCAAGATCGCCTACCAGCAGTGGGGCCCCGGCACGGTGATGAAGAAGTTCCTCACCGCGGCGAAGGCCGAGTACGAGGCGGCGAACGCGGGCTCGACCGTCGAGATCGTGCCGATCGTGGCCAGTGAGAACGACTACTACACCAAGATTCAGTTGATGATGCGGTCGCCCAACACCGCGCCGGACATCGTCTACGAGGACACCTTCCTGATCAACTCCGACATCACCGCGGGGTATCTCAAGCCGCTTGACGACTACATCAAGGGCTGGGAGGACTGGAACCAGTTCGAGGAGACCGCCAAGGGTGCGGCCAAGGGCCAGGACGGCAAGATCTACGGCATTCCGGACGGTACGGACACCCGCGCCCTTTGGTACAACAAGCAGATCTTCGCCAAGGCGGGTCTGCCGGCCAACTGGACTCCGAAGACCTGGGACGAGGTACTGGCGGCCGCTCGCACCATCAAGGAGAAGGTGCCGAACGTCATCCCGCTGAACGTCTACTCGGGTAAGCCGATGGGTGAAGCCTCTGCGATGCAGGGCATGGAGATGCTGCTCTACGGCACCAAAGACACCCTCTACAACTTCGACCAGGCCAAGTGGGTTGTAGGCAGCCAGGGCTTCAAGGACTCTCTCGGCTTCGTCAAGACGATCTTCGACTCGGGACTGGCCCCGCAGCCCAAGCAGTCTCTCGACCCGAACTGGGGCAACAAGGTCGGTAGCGACCTGCTGCCCAACGGGAAGCTAGCCATCGCTCTGGACGGCTCCTGGCTCTACAACAACTGGATGAAGTCCGGTGCGAAGCCCTGGCCGCAGTGGTCCGAGGTGCTCGGTCAGACCGCTATGCCGACTCAGGACGGCAGTGGCAAGGGCAAGGTCTCGCTGTCGGGTGGTTGGACTTGGGCCATCCCCGCCAAGTCGAAGGCGCCCGACGCCGCGTGGAAGTTCATCCAGACGCTGCAGACTCAGAAGAACGCGACGCGCTACGCCACCGAAGGCGCCCAGATCGCCGTACGTAAGGACGTCGCGGCTGACCCGGGCTACAAGTCCTCGGCCAAGAGCACGCAGTTCTTCACCGACCTGGTGTCGGTCACGGTCTACCGCCCGGCACTGCCGGAGTACCCGAAGGTCTCCAACGAGATCATCACCGCGATGGAGGCCGTGATGACCGGCCAGTCGTCACCTGAGGATGCCGCGAAGAACTATGACGAGGCCGTCGAGAGCATCGTCGGCAAGGACAAGACGACCACCGAGAGCCAGTAG
- a CDS encoding M16 family metallopeptidase: MSSPAVTTPPAVAPPRPWKFPTAVSTQTRAGTPVHVFERPGQYVATVRVTVELPLAVEPRELEGVAMIMSRTLDEGTELRSANEFAAALERHGAAYGVDVTADALHVEISVPVSHLSEAVALLAEAITKPAFNAGDVGRHVTIRLGEIGQERAGAAYRAREAFAANIFDPSVRRSRPSGGTPDTVRGLTPEAVREFYRRNIGPARAQILFAGDSGGQDVAAIIDEAFGSWTSQAEAATPTPEPIFLSGNRIVVVNRPGSVQSQLMIGCPGPDRRDEVWGAAAVASHVVGGTISSRVDRVLREEKGYTYGTRSSFAAPRKGGLFSLGGSVRTEVTGASVDDAVRILLEARDGLTDREVAEAKDNLIRTAPLRYEQADSIAQQVGSNIAAGVPLDFADTYLAQIADTTAESATEAYRKYVGTSGLLIVVVGDEPAITGQLTGLALGDVTVVE, from the coding sequence GTGAGCAGCCCAGCCGTGACCACCCCGCCCGCCGTCGCGCCGCCGCGGCCGTGGAAGTTCCCGACCGCGGTCAGCACGCAGACCCGGGCCGGCACCCCGGTGCACGTCTTCGAGCGCCCAGGACAGTACGTCGCGACCGTGCGCGTCACGGTCGAGCTGCCGTTGGCCGTCGAGCCGCGTGAGCTCGAAGGCGTCGCGATGATCATGTCGCGCACGCTCGACGAAGGCACCGAGCTGCGATCGGCCAACGAGTTCGCGGCCGCCCTGGAGCGGCACGGCGCGGCGTACGGCGTGGATGTCACCGCCGACGCGCTGCACGTGGAGATCTCGGTGCCGGTCTCGCATCTGAGCGAGGCCGTCGCCCTGCTCGCCGAGGCCATCACCAAGCCCGCGTTCAACGCCGGCGACGTCGGCCGGCACGTCACGATCCGCCTCGGCGAGATCGGCCAGGAGCGCGCCGGCGCGGCGTACCGGGCCCGCGAGGCCTTCGCCGCCAACATCTTCGACCCGTCCGTGCGACGCTCCCGCCCGAGCGGGGGTACGCCGGACACCGTGCGCGGGCTGACCCCGGAGGCGGTGCGCGAGTTCTACCGGCGCAACATCGGGCCGGCGCGGGCGCAGATCCTGTTCGCCGGCGATTCCGGTGGCCAGGATGTCGCCGCGATCATCGACGAGGCCTTCGGTTCGTGGACGTCGCAAGCCGAGGCGGCCACGCCGACGCCCGAGCCCATCTTCCTTTCGGGCAACCGGATCGTCGTGGTGAACCGCCCGGGTTCGGTGCAGAGCCAGCTGATGATCGGCTGCCCGGGTCCGGACCGGCGCGACGAGGTGTGGGGCGCCGCCGCGGTCGCCTCGCACGTGGTCGGCGGCACGATCAGCTCGCGGGTGGACCGGGTGCTGCGTGAGGAGAAGGGTTACACCTACGGCACGCGATCGAGTTTCGCTGCGCCGCGCAAGGGTGGGCTGTTCAGCCTCGGTGGCTCGGTGCGGACCGAGGTGACCGGTGCGTCCGTGGATGACGCGGTGCGGATCCTGCTCGAGGCCCGCGACGGCTTGACCGATCGCGAGGTCGCCGAGGCCAAGGACAACCTGATCCGGACGGCGCCGCTGCGCTACGAGCAGGCTGACTCGATCGCGCAGCAGGTCGGCAGCAATATCGCCGCCGGGGTGCCGCTCGACTTCGCCGACACGTATCTGGCCCAGATCGCCGACACCACCGCTGAGTCGGCGACCGAGGCCTATCGCAAGTACGTCGGAACCAGCGGGCTGCTGATCGTCGTCGTAGGGGATGAGCCGGCCATCACCGGTCAGCTCACCGGCTTGGCCCTCGGAGATGTCACCGTGGTCGAGTAG
- a CDS encoding carbohydrate ABC transporter permease — MTSTIAPAVPGSVDDKGPGPVGPPRGAKFLKMLPLAPSIALMVVFLAGPILYCLYAAFTNMALTGTGAAEVKFIGFDNFRKAFGSSAFINSIWLTLVFTLISAIIGQNTLGLGLALLMRRSTKLVRSLVGTAVIGAWVLPEIVAAYLLSAFLNSEGTLNVILERVGLNGQDWMYGAPIIAVSIANIWRGTAFSMLVYSAALSEIPKEIEESAEMDGAAGGRRLWWVTLPMISRAILTNLMLITLQTLSVFGLIYAMTRGGPGTKSQTLPLYMYEQAFSFSQIGYGTAIALVMLAIGAVFSLIYLRGLNSEAA, encoded by the coding sequence GTGACTTCAACGATCGCCCCCGCCGTACCGGGTTCCGTAGACGACAAGGGACCCGGTCCGGTGGGACCACCGCGCGGTGCCAAGTTCTTGAAGATGTTGCCGTTGGCACCTTCGATCGCGTTGATGGTCGTCTTCCTGGCCGGCCCGATCCTCTACTGCCTGTACGCCGCCTTCACGAATATGGCGCTGACCGGCACGGGGGCGGCCGAGGTCAAGTTCATCGGCTTCGACAACTTCCGCAAGGCGTTCGGCAGTAGCGCGTTCATCAACTCGATTTGGCTGACCCTGGTCTTCACGCTGATCTCCGCGATCATCGGCCAGAACACCCTTGGCCTCGGTCTCGCCCTGCTGATGCGGCGTTCGACCAAACTCGTGCGTTCGCTGGTCGGTACGGCCGTGATCGGCGCGTGGGTGTTGCCCGAGATCGTCGCGGCGTACCTGCTGAGCGCGTTCCTCAACTCCGAGGGCACGCTGAACGTCATCCTCGAGAGGGTCGGCCTCAACGGCCAGGACTGGATGTACGGCGCCCCGATCATCGCGGTCTCGATCGCGAACATCTGGCGCGGTACCGCGTTCTCGATGCTGGTCTATTCGGCCGCGCTCAGCGAGATCCCCAAGGAGATCGAGGAGTCGGCCGAGATGGACGGGGCCGCTGGTGGCCGGCGGTTGTGGTGGGTGACGCTGCCGATGATCAGTCGCGCCATCCTGACCAACCTGATGCTGATCACGCTGCAGACGCTGAGCGTGTTCGGTCTGATCTACGCGATGACGCGAGGCGGTCCCGGCACCAAGAGCCAGACCCTGCCGCTTTACATGTACGAGCAGGCGTTCAGCTTCTCCCAGATCGGCTACGGCACAGCGATCGCTCTGGTGATGCTGGCGATCGGCGCGGTCTTCTCGCTGATCTATCTGCGTGGACTGAACTCGGAGGCAGCATGA
- a CDS encoding DUF4190 domain-containing protein, translated as MAQQQPTQGYAVPQDNRTATVALVLGIVGLMMGVLVVAPFAWIYGRKARNEIDSLPGVYKNRSVATAGYWFGIIGTVLLVVVVVLWVVMGLIIGASLDELTTDY; from the coding sequence ATGGCGCAGCAGCAGCCGACGCAGGGTTATGCCGTGCCGCAGGACAACCGGACCGCCACGGTCGCCCTGGTGCTCGGCATCGTCGGTCTGATGATGGGCGTGCTGGTTGTCGCGCCGTTCGCCTGGATTTACGGGCGGAAGGCACGCAATGAGATCGACTCGTTACCGGGTGTCTACAAGAACCGGTCGGTCGCGACGGCCGGCTACTGGTTCGGCATCATCGGCACGGTGCTGCTGGTCGTCGTGGTGGTGCTCTGGGTAGTGATGGGCCTCATCATCGGCGCCTCGCTGGACGAACTGACCACCGACTACTGA
- a CDS encoding carbohydrate ABC transporter permease produces the protein MTRAHVSKLTANLILLAIGAVFVLPLLWVLFASINSTAGLRVEVPDSPTLNNFRAVLNVDTTYRPMLNGLVLCGGSALLTLLCAVLAAYPLSRFKTKFNRPFLLTVLFATGLPITAVMVPVYGLFVQLNLVDTIGGTIMFMTTTSLPFAIWLTKTFMDGVPISLEEAAWVDGAGSMQALFRIVLPLMWPGIAVVLIFTFIGLWGNFFVPFMLLLSPERLPASVTIFTFFSQYGEVNYGQLAAYSLIYTMPVLILYLLLSKKLGGAFALGGAIKG, from the coding sequence ATGACCCGGGCGCACGTCAGCAAACTGACGGCCAACCTGATCCTTCTGGCGATCGGCGCGGTGTTCGTGCTGCCCCTGCTGTGGGTGCTATTCGCCTCGATCAACTCGACGGCAGGCCTTCGGGTCGAGGTGCCGGACAGCCCGACGCTGAACAACTTCCGAGCGGTGCTGAACGTCGACACGACGTACAGGCCGATGCTGAATGGTCTAGTGCTCTGTGGTGGCTCTGCCCTCCTGACGCTGCTCTGCGCCGTACTGGCGGCCTATCCGCTGTCTAGGTTCAAGACGAAGTTCAACCGGCCATTCCTGCTCACTGTGCTCTTTGCGACGGGCCTGCCGATTACTGCAGTCATGGTGCCGGTCTACGGCCTGTTCGTGCAGCTGAACCTTGTGGACACCATCGGCGGCACGATCATGTTCATGACAACCACCTCGTTGCCGTTCGCGATCTGGCTGACGAAGACCTTCATGGACGGCGTGCCGATCTCGCTGGAGGAGGCGGCCTGGGTGGACGGCGCGGGCAGTATGCAGGCGCTCTTCCGGATCGTGCTGCCGCTGATGTGGCCGGGCATTGCCGTGGTGCTGATCTTCACCTTCATCGGCCTGTGGGGGAACTTCTTCGTCCCGTTCATGCTGCTGCTGTCGCCGGAGCGGTTGCCGGCCTCAGTCACCATCTTCACGTTCTTCAGTCAGTACGGCGAAGTCAACTACGGCCAGCTCGCGGCGTACTCCCTGATCTACACGATGCCGGTGCTCATCCTGTACCTGCTTTTGAGCAAGAAACTGGGCGGTGCCTTCGCTCTTGGCGGTGCTATCAAGGGGTAG
- a CDS encoding M16 family metallopeptidase, translating to MPLTYPIAEQTLDNGLRVVVSSDRAVPIVSVNLWYDVGSRHEPPGLTGFAHLFEHLMFQGSRNVESGQHFALLEAVGASLNATTFFDRTNYFEALPSGGLDLALWLEADRMAYLLDAVNQENLDNQRDVVKEEKRQSYDNRPYGDSYERLVRLAFGPNHPYGHMTIGSMADLDAATVEDVHAFFRTHYGPNNAVLTIVGDVSEEDAFTAAKRYFGHIPAIPQPPAAPDGTIGPLHGVARDDVVEDVPSDLVTMLFRLPPDGSPELDAGALALDVLAGGQSSRLNRRLVRDEQIAQSVSGGALPLIGGVSFGTLTGIAVEGVELQRVEDAIAEEVEKLAADGVTDEELLTVQAQAERDWLEQLSTCSGRADELSHHALLFGDPGRINRRIDDIRAVTAEQVQAVAAEWIRADRRAQVTYRKPAAEAAEETMTTDGEQQ from the coding sequence ATGCCGCTGACCTACCCCATCGCCGAGCAGACGCTGGACAACGGGCTTCGCGTTGTCGTCAGCTCCGATCGCGCCGTGCCCATCGTCTCCGTGAACCTCTGGTACGACGTGGGTTCGCGCCACGAACCGCCTGGTCTGACCGGGTTCGCGCACCTCTTCGAGCACCTGATGTTCCAGGGGTCGCGCAATGTCGAGTCCGGGCAGCACTTCGCCCTGCTCGAGGCCGTCGGCGCCAGCCTGAACGCGACCACCTTCTTCGACCGGACCAACTACTTCGAGGCGCTGCCGAGCGGCGGCCTCGACCTGGCCCTGTGGCTCGAGGCCGACCGGATGGCCTACCTGCTCGACGCGGTCAACCAGGAGAACCTGGACAACCAGCGCGACGTGGTCAAGGAGGAGAAGCGGCAGAGCTACGACAACCGCCCGTACGGCGACTCGTATGAGCGGCTGGTCCGGCTGGCCTTCGGCCCCAACCACCCGTATGGCCATATGACGATCGGGTCGATGGCCGATCTGGACGCCGCGACCGTGGAGGACGTGCACGCCTTCTTCCGCACCCACTACGGGCCGAACAACGCCGTCCTGACGATCGTCGGTGACGTCTCCGAGGAGGACGCGTTCACCGCGGCGAAGCGCTATTTCGGGCACATTCCCGCGATTCCGCAGCCGCCTGCGGCCCCGGACGGCACGATCGGCCCGCTGCACGGCGTAGCCCGTGACGACGTCGTCGAGGATGTCCCGTCCGACCTCGTCACGATGCTCTTCCGCTTGCCGCCCGACGGCAGCCCGGAGCTGGACGCGGGCGCGCTCGCTCTCGACGTACTCGCTGGTGGTCAGAGCAGCCGGCTGAACCGGCGCCTGGTTCGCGACGAGCAGATCGCGCAGTCCGTCTCGGGTGGCGCCCTGCCGCTGATCGGCGGCGTCTCCTTCGGCACGTTGACCGGGATCGCCGTCGAGGGCGTCGAGCTGCAGCGGGTCGAGGACGCCATCGCCGAGGAGGTCGAGAAGCTCGCGGCCGACGGCGTTACCGACGAGGAGCTGCTCACCGTGCAGGCGCAGGCCGAGCGCGATTGGCTCGAGCAACTTTCCACCTGCTCCGGCCGGGCCGACGAGTTGTCGCACCACGCGTTGCTGTTCGGGGACCCGGGCCGGATCAACCGGCGCATCGACGACATTCGCGCGGTCACCGCCGAGCAGGTCCAGGCCGTCGCCGCCGAATGGATTCGCGCGGATCGCCGGGCCCAGGTCACCTACCGCAAACCTGCCGCCGAGGCCGCTGAAGAGACCATGACCACCGATGGGGAGCAGCAGTGA
- a CDS encoding CBS domain-containing protein, translated as MKINDVLRGKGNEVVTISPEATVSELLALLAEHNVGALVVSADGRSVDGIVSERDIVRLIHRDPDGLRAQVATIMTAEVHTCDPDTHIDDLMRLMTDRRIRHVPVVIDGSLSGIVSIGDVVKTRIGELEFEREQLSKYIASAG; from the coding sequence ATGAAGATCAACGACGTTCTGCGCGGCAAGGGCAATGAAGTCGTGACCATCTCTCCAGAAGCCACCGTCAGCGAGCTGCTCGCTCTGCTGGCCGAGCACAATGTCGGCGCGCTCGTGGTCAGCGCCGACGGCCGTTCCGTGGACGGCATCGTCTCCGAACGTGACATCGTTCGCCTGATTCATCGTGACCCGGACGGCCTACGGGCCCAGGTGGCCACGATCATGACGGCTGAAGTCCATACCTGTGACCCGGATACCCATATCGACGACCTGATGCGGCTGATGACCGACCGCCGGATCCGGCATGTGCCGGTGGTCATCGACGGCTCGCTGTCCGGCATCGTCAGCATCGGTGACGTGGTCAAGACCCGCATCGGTGAACTGGAGTTCGAGCGCGAGCAACTCTCGAAGTACATCGCTTCGGCAGGCTGA
- a CDS encoding S8 family serine peptidase: MRDFRRTLGVAAGVLALVGASLTITPTAVGSAAASTTEYLVLLESGADRAAALAAVKAAGGTLVKENVNLGTMTVRAPAAGFVTKVSKSPAIEGAARNQKIGSVPRSKLNPVEQEHLIAGAARAAKSSAATAAVGMDPLDTKLWGLRMVRSDLAREVQPGKKLVKVGVLDSGIDARNPDIAPNFDWALSRNFVTDIPEVDGPCEFASCVDPVGWDDSGHGTHVAGTIGAAANGLGVSGVAPNVSLVEIRGGQDSGFLFLGPVVDALTYAADVRLDVVNMSFYIDPWLYNCFANPADSPEAQAEQRTIIAVVTRALEYAHDRQVTLVGSLGNNHEDLGKPRTDFSSPDYGDVPPYPRPIDNATCFDLPIEGPHVIGVSALGPSEKKADYSNYGLEQIEVSAPGGWFRDFFGTPNFRVNENLILSTYPVNTLQADGLVDAAGNITPAGVAGGIQKECPAGETDYTRCGYYNYLQGTSMASPHATGVVALIVSQFGKGTGAKFGLSPDQVHKRLFSSAQERSCPVPPLQTYTNEGRSAEFNALCEGTTSFNGFYGHGIVDAYGAVTQK, encoded by the coding sequence GTGAGGGATTTCCGTCGAACTCTGGGCGTTGCCGCGGGTGTATTAGCACTCGTCGGAGCCTCGCTCACGATCACACCGACCGCGGTGGGGTCCGCGGCCGCGAGCACCACCGAATACCTGGTTCTGCTGGAGTCAGGTGCTGACCGCGCCGCCGCACTCGCCGCCGTCAAGGCCGCAGGCGGCACGCTGGTCAAGGAAAACGTCAATCTGGGCACGATGACCGTTCGTGCGCCGGCAGCAGGATTCGTCACGAAGGTGTCGAAGTCACCGGCCATCGAAGGCGCCGCGCGGAACCAGAAGATCGGCTCGGTACCGCGGTCGAAGTTGAACCCGGTCGAGCAGGAGCACCTGATCGCGGGTGCTGCTCGGGCTGCCAAGTCCTCCGCGGCTACGGCTGCGGTGGGGATGGACCCGCTCGACACCAAGTTGTGGGGTCTGCGGATGGTCCGCTCCGACCTCGCCCGTGAGGTTCAACCCGGCAAGAAGCTCGTCAAGGTGGGCGTGCTCGACTCGGGTATCGACGCCCGCAACCCCGATATCGCCCCGAACTTCGACTGGGCCCTGTCGCGCAACTTCGTGACGGATATTCCCGAGGTCGACGGGCCGTGCGAGTTCGCGAGTTGTGTCGACCCGGTCGGCTGGGACGACAGCGGTCACGGTACGCACGTGGCCGGCACGATCGGCGCCGCCGCGAACGGCCTCGGCGTCTCGGGTGTCGCCCCGAACGTCAGCCTGGTGGAGATCCGAGGCGGTCAGGACAGTGGATTCCTTTTCCTCGGACCGGTCGTGGACGCGTTGACGTACGCCGCCGACGTACGGCTCGATGTGGTGAACATGTCGTTCTACATCGACCCGTGGCTCTACAACTGCTTCGCCAACCCGGCCGATAGCCCAGAGGCGCAGGCGGAGCAGCGGACGATCATCGCGGTGGTTACCCGTGCGCTGGAATACGCGCACGACCGGCAGGTCACGCTGGTCGGCTCACTGGGTAACAACCATGAGGATCTGGGCAAACCGCGGACCGACTTCTCGAGCCCGGACTACGGCGACGTACCGCCGTACCCGCGACCGATTGACAACGCGACCTGCTTCGATCTGCCGATCGAGGGGCCGCACGTGATCGGCGTTTCGGCTCTCGGCCCGTCCGAGAAGAAGGCCGACTACTCGAACTACGGTCTGGAGCAGATCGAGGTGTCGGCCCCTGGTGGCTGGTTCCGCGACTTCTTCGGTACGCCGAACTTCAGGGTGAACGAGAACCTCATCCTGTCGACGTACCCCGTCAACACACTGCAGGCCGACGGTCTCGTGGACGCCGCCGGCAACATCACCCCAGCCGGAGTGGCCGGGGGAATCCAGAAGGAATGCCCGGCGGGGGAGACCGACTACACCCGCTGTGGCTACTACAACTACCTGCAAGGTACGTCGATGGCCTCGCCGCATGCGACTGGCGTAGTCGCTCTGATCGTCAGCCAGTTCGGCAAGGGCACTGGTGCGAAGTTCGGCCTCTCGCCGGACCAGGTGCACAAGAGGCTCTTCAGCTCGGCACAGGAGCGGTCGTGCCCAGTGCCGCCTCTGCAGACGTACACCAACGAGGGACGGTCTGCGGAGTTCAACGCTCTCTGTGAAGGCACTACGAGCTTCAACGGGTTCTACGGTCACGGGATCGTAGACGCCTATGGAGCAGTCACTCAGAAGTAG
- a CDS encoding MFS transporter has product MSSDRSGWRADLAVLRHRSVRTFLAARFISVLGSSIAPIALVFAVLDISDSATAVGVVLAARSIPQVVLMLVGGVIADRLPRNLVIVVANAICAITQALAATLLVTGHAEIWQLAVIEAVNGAAAAFVFPAMVGILPALIDRAELPQANALAGFAKSSALIGGSALAGVIVAFAGSATGLYVDAATFALGAFLMSRLRMPPIERSGESMLTELRVGWTEFVSHQWVWVIVAAFGLINLTWAACWATLGPVIADDTFGRAGWGVVSAAFGAGLIVGGLLMVRVKPRFPLRAGMIGTFLTAPVLLCLAVLPTTWAVAAAAFCTGIGFEMFGIGWETAIGQHIPLDKISRVSSYDALGSFVAIPLGQLSAGYLAGTLTARTVEIYGATLITLLVLTTLLFPSIRTLPRSTT; this is encoded by the coding sequence GTGAGCTCCGATCGCAGTGGCTGGCGGGCAGATCTGGCAGTGCTCCGTCACCGCAGCGTCCGGACCTTCCTCGCCGCCCGGTTCATCTCCGTGCTGGGCTCGTCGATCGCCCCGATCGCGCTGGTTTTCGCCGTTCTGGACATCTCCGACTCGGCGACGGCGGTCGGCGTCGTATTGGCGGCGCGCAGCATCCCGCAGGTGGTGCTGATGCTGGTCGGCGGCGTGATCGCGGACCGGCTGCCGCGCAATCTCGTCATCGTCGTGGCCAACGCGATCTGCGCGATCACCCAGGCCCTCGCAGCGACCCTGCTCGTCACCGGTCATGCCGAGATCTGGCAACTGGCGGTGATCGAGGCGGTCAACGGTGCTGCCGCGGCCTTCGTCTTCCCCGCGATGGTGGGGATTCTGCCCGCGCTGATCGACCGCGCCGAACTGCCGCAGGCGAACGCGCTCGCGGGTTTCGCCAAGTCCAGCGCGCTGATCGGCGGCAGTGCGCTCGCGGGCGTGATCGTGGCCTTCGCGGGTTCGGCGACCGGCCTGTACGTCGACGCGGCCACCTTCGCGCTTGGCGCCTTCCTGATGTCGCGACTGCGGATGCCGCCGATCGAGCGCAGCGGCGAATCGATGCTGACGGAACTTCGGGTCGGCTGGACCGAGTTCGTATCGCACCAGTGGGTCTGGGTCATCGTCGCCGCGTTCGGCCTGATCAACCTGACCTGGGCCGCTTGCTGGGCAACCCTCGGCCCGGTCATCGCCGACGACACCTTCGGCCGGGCCGGCTGGGGCGTGGTCAGCGCGGCCTTCGGCGCGGGCCTGATCGTCGGCGGTTTGCTGATGGTCCGGGTCAAGCCGCGGTTTCCCCTTCGTGCGGGCATGATCGGTACGTTCCTGACCGCGCCGGTCCTGCTCTGCCTGGCCGTACTGCCGACCACCTGGGCCGTAGCGGCCGCCGCCTTCTGCACCGGAATCGGCTTCGAGATGTTCGGCATCGGCTGGGAAACCGCCATCGGCCAGCACATCCCGCTCGACAAGATCTCCCGCGTCTCGTCGTACGACGCCCTCGGCTCCTTCGTCGCGATCCCCCTCGGCCAACTCAGCGCCGGCTACCTCGCAGGCACCCTCACCGCCCGCACGGTAGAGATCTACGGCGCCACCCTCATCACCCTCCTAGTCCTAACCACCCTCCTCTTCCCCTCAATCCGCACCCTCCCCCGCTCCACCACCTAA